The DNA window AATGAATCTTTTCGACACCGCCGACATTTATTCTGACGGTTTGGCAGAAGAAGTCTTTGGCGAAGCCATTGAAGGCAAGCGAAACGACCTGCTGATTTCCACTAAAGCCACTTTCCGCACCGGTAAGGGTCCGAACGATGTCGGCTCTTCGCGCTACCACTTGATCCAGGCTTGCGAAAACAGCCTGCGCCGCCTGCGGACCGACCATATCGACATTTACCACCTGCACGGCTTCGACGCGCTGACGCCTGTAGAAGAAGCACTCTCGGCCCTCGACACCCTGGTGCGCAGTGGCAAGGTCCGCTACATTGCCTGCTCCAACTTCTCCGGCTGGCACCTCATGAAGTCGCTCTCCGTTTCTGAACGCTATGGATGGTCTAAATATGTCGCGCACCAGGTCTACTATTCGCTCATTGGCCGCGACTACGAGACAGAATTGATGCCGCTCGCAGTCGATCAGAAGATTGGAGCGCTCATCTGGAGTCCGCTGGGCTGGGGAAGACTCACCGGCAAGATCCGGCGCGGCCAACCGCCACCCGACAGCGCCCGGTTGAAGGTGACGGCCGAAAAGAGTCCGCCAGTGGCCGACGAACACATCTATCGGGTCGTCGATGCGATCGACGAGGTGGCCAAGGAGAACGGGAAAACAGTATCGCAGATCGCCTTGAATTGGCTCCTGCGCAAGCCGACCGTTTCCTCTGTCATCATTGGCGCACGCAATGAAGAGCAACTCCGGCAGAATCTCGCTGCTGCCGAGTTCGAACTGACACCGGAACAGGTGCAGAAGCTCGATGCGGCCAGCGAACAGGCCATCCCTTATCCGTATTGGCACCAGCGGCAGTTCCAGGAACGGAATCCGCTGCCGCCCAGCTACGTGCCAGAGGGAGACTGATCTTCCGATGATTCCCCGGACGGATGTGGAGCCAATGCGCGACGGCAACTTGCAGTTGGAATTGCTCGACGTTGCTCCGCATCCCGTCCATCATGTCCCCACCTACCACTTCCGAATGACAGACGCGATCACAGGCGAGGAGTTCGGCAGTATCCGGTTGCGCGTGGGCTCCACCCGTCATATCGAGATGTTTGCCGGGCACATTGGCTATGCCGTGCACGAAGCACATCGCGGTCATCGCTATGCGAGCAGGGCGGTGCGGCTATTGTTGCCGCTGGCACGTAGACTTGGACTCCAACCGCTTTGGATCACCTGCGACCCGGAGAATCTCGCTTCGCGGCGCAGTCTCGAACTGGCCGGCGCCGAGTTTGTCGAGATCGTCGATGTGCCGGAAGACTGCGTGATCTTCCAGTCCGGGCATCCGCGCAAGTGCCGCTACCGCCTTGCTTGAGTCAGAGTTTTTTGCCGCTGACGAGTGTGAACAGCCAGGCAAGGACGGCCCAGACACCGGGAAGCGCAGTCAGCAGGATGGAGAATCGATACCCCTCCTCAAAGCGCTTTTCGCGCGGCCTGCTGCACTTGTCCTTGAGGTCGAGAAATGGGCCTGCCGAGTAGCAGAGGTTCGCAAAAAAGCCATACACCAATGGGCCGGCGATCAGCACGAACGGCTCGATAAAGTCTTCGCCAGGCTTGACTGCGGCGGAGCCTGCCACAACAACCAGAAACAGCGACACCATCCCGACAGCGAACAGGTCACGATTGTAGCGGAAGCGCCTCGCCTCCCACCACCGCCCAGACCTCGAGCTCGCTTATGGGGGCAGTTCCCAGGACTACTGCCTCAACCTCTTCCTGTTTTCCCACTTCCCAATTTTGCCATTCACGCCCACAACAAAGGGGAAGGACAAAGCGTTCCAGCCCTTGTCCTCACTCGA is part of the Bryobacter aggregatus MPL3 genome and encodes:
- a CDS encoding aldo/keto reductase, with protein sequence MKYRVLGNSGLKVSELCLGTGTFGGGNEFFKAWGSTGVEEARKLIGLCLDAGMNLFDTADIYSDGLAEEVFGEAIEGKRNDLLISTKATFRTGKGPNDVGSSRYHLIQACENSLRRLRTDHIDIYHLHGFDALTPVEEALSALDTLVRSGKVRYIACSNFSGWHLMKSLSVSERYGWSKYVAHQVYYSLIGRDYETELMPLAVDQKIGALIWSPLGWGRLTGKIRRGQPPPDSARLKVTAEKSPPVADEHIYRVVDAIDEVAKENGKTVSQIALNWLLRKPTVSSVIIGARNEEQLRQNLAAAEFELTPEQVQKLDAASEQAIPYPYWHQRQFQERNPLPPSYVPEGD
- a CDS encoding GNAT family N-acetyltransferase, which codes for MIPRTDVEPMRDGNLQLELLDVAPHPVHHVPTYHFRMTDAITGEEFGSIRLRVGSTRHIEMFAGHIGYAVHEAHRGHRYASRAVRLLLPLARRLGLQPLWITCDPENLASRRSLELAGAEFVEIVDVPEDCVIFQSGHPRKCRYRLA